The DNA window AGAACAACGCAACCTCGAAAATATGCGTGAAGTGGAAAAGAAAGATACCGATAAATCGTCTTCACAAGGCCAATCGAAAGATCAAAAAGGTAGTAGTAAAGCCTCATACGAAGATCAGAAAAAAGGAAAAGCCTTGCAAAACCGCCTGAGTAAAATAGAAAGTCAAATTCAACAATTGGAAAAGGACCTTTTGCACGACGACAAAATGCTAGCTTCCAATTATGATAAACACATTGAAGATGCTGCTTTTTTTGTCGCATATAATAAGAAAAAGGCAGATTTAGATCAATTACTTCTCGATTGGGAAATCGTTCAGGAAGAGATAGATGCTTTGTAGTGGTCTAATGCCTTTTTTTATTTAAAGGGATTTCGCTCTTTCCAGACTATTTCTGGCTCCAAATAGCCATACACTTTTTCGAAAAATAAGTCTGCAAAAGCGTTGCTGTGTTTGGCAAATCCATACATTTTTTGTGGTTTTGCACCGATGGAGCTCTTTATTTCTAGGGCAGTTCTTGCAAAAATAATTTCTTCAAAGCCTTTGTTGATAGAATAGGCGACCATGTCGTATAGCATATTCAAATAGAGCATTTTATCTCTTTGAATGCTATCGTCATATCCCAAAAAGTAGGTGTCCATAACCGCGCCGTTTTTGATTAACGTATTAAAGCCAATTAATTTTCCATCCAGAAAATAGCCATAAAAAAGAAACTTGTCTTTGAGTAGTTCTTTGAAGGTTCTGAAATGGTTTTTCGCTAAGAAAAAGGTATTGAAATGGGCATTTTCAGCTACATGATAATACAAATCATAGATGGTTTCTTCGTGTTTAATGATATCGTCTAAATGCATTTTCCTTTTTTCGACACCTTGCGCTTTTTTACGAGCGCGTTTGTATTGATCACGGTATTTTTTGGTCAAAGCCTCAATATAATCTTGTTCCGATTGCCAGTGATTGGGAATGTCGAAAATCATATTGGGTTGGGTAGAATATTGAAAGTTGTCTTGGAATTCCGCCTGCTGAAATGCGGTTAAATCTTTTTCGGGAAAGTCTTTGTAAGTGGTAATGTGGACCTTCAATCCTTTGGTTTTGAATAGGTTTTTTAATTTTTCGGCAGCCAATTTGAGTCCTACTAAGAGCTCAGACGCCTCTATTTTATTCGAAAAAGCAAACGCATTTTGTCCTGTAAGCATATTGTTGCCAATGATTAGAATATGGGAACAAAATTTATTGAAAAAAACATTCCGAACTGCGGTTTTTACACATTGATCGCGTTCTCCAAAAGAAGCCAATTGGTTCAAATCTAACAATTGTGAAATAGCAATACCTACCAATGCTCCAGCTTTGAACAATCCGATAAAATGGCAATGCATATTAGATGGAGCGGATAGTTCCAGCACTTCTAAGTATTCTTTGCTGAGGAAAATATTTTCATGGGCCAAATCATTCCAGCTTGCAGGAAGTTCGGCAACAGATTGGTAAATGGTTATGTCTAGTGGTGTTTTCAAATAAAAAAAATCGCCCGCAAATGTAGAGCGATTTAGTGGTAATTAAATGTTAAAATTATTTCCAGCCGCAAATGATTGAACCCATAATGGTCATAATTACGAGCCAGTATCCTGCGTGTATTGCCATATATTTCCAACTTTTTTGTTCGAACAAACCATTGATCGAAATTATGGGTAGGCCGATAAAAATACCAGAAATAAAGCCGTGAAGAGCGCCGTGTTTGTAGGTTCGGAAAGCGTCGCCATAGTCTGTCATAAAAGCCGTGTACGATGGTTTAGCCGAAGTAATAAAATCAAAACCGCCAATCATTCCCAAGGGACCCATTTGATGAATTACTAAAACAGGCATAATAAAAGCTAACATCAACGAGTAGATGAAGGTGAGGCCAAATATTTTAAGCATATTAGGTTTCCTCATTTGTTCGGCTGTCAAACCGGCTTCTTTCATCCAAATTGTTCCAAAAACCTTGGGATTGTACCATACAAAACCAACTAAAAAAGTAGAAATTGCAGCGATTAAAATAGCTAAAAAGTTAAATTCCATATATTTACAGTTTGCGTTATGAATTCAAATATACTATTTTATACAATTGGTTGTTGCTTTTTCTTGATGTCGTGCAAAAACTGTGTTTTTATTTTTTTGTTTTGTAAGATATAACTAGTAATTTTTTCTTAAACCGTGTATTTCGTCGATTATTTTTGCTTTTTATCAACTTGACTACTACTTTAGCTTAAGTATTCACCATAAAATAGTGCTTTATGAAAAGTATTTTTACCTTTTTATTAGTTTGTGTATTTTCGTTAGTAACGAAGGCTGAAGTTTCAGTTACTGAAAAAAATGCCCTTATTCAATTGTATAAAGCTACAAATGGAGCTAACTGGATAACAAAATGGGATTTGAAAGCACCCGTTTCTTCTTGGTTTGGTGTAAAAGTGCAGGAGGATAAGGTAATTGCTATTCAATTGCAAAAAAACAATTTAGTGGGAACGATTCCTTCTTCGATTGGTGATTTAAAATCCTTAGAAATGCTTAATTTATCATTTAATAAACTGTCAGGTGCTATTCCCGCTTCAATTGGGGAGTTGAGTTCATTGAAAAGTTTGTCGATGTTTATGAATACTCTTTCAGGAACCATCCCAACCGAAATCGGAAAATTAAGTAATTTAGAGACTTTGTCTTTGTATAATAATGACATCCAAGGTCAGATTCCAGTGAGTCTTTACGAATTGAAAAAGCTGAAAACACTTTATTTAAACAGCAATAAACTTTCAGGAACTTTGGACGCGGCTATTGCTACCATGACTAGCCTCGAACAATTAAGTTTGTTCGACAATAAAATGGTTGGAAACGTTCCTTTTGATATTGCGAAATTAAGTAATTTAAAAGAAATGAATATTTCTTACAATCAATTTAGTGGTTTTGTTACTAAAGACTTAGCTAAATTAGATATGTTAAATATGACGATGGTTAATGATCGAGGAATAGCACAGGCGTTGAAAGTGACCTCTGATAAAAATACTGCCATCGCATCTGAAGATTAATTTTTTTTCAATTTAGATATTTTTTAAACCGTGTTGCATTGCATCACGGTTTTTTTTGTTTCTCAGGATGTCTTTTTTTTGTCAAAATTGTGCTGTAGTTAAAGGCTTTCCATTCAGCAGAATATAAAAATTAATAACTTTTTTCCAAGAATGCCTTGTATTTGTTAAAAATCGTCGTATATTTGCACCCGAAACAACGCGGGATAGAGCAGTAGGCAGCTCGTCGGGCTCATAACCCGAAGGTCACAGGTTCGAGTCCTGTTCCCGCTACTATGTAAGTCATTCCGAAAGGAGTGACTTTTTTTATGCAACAAAATAAGGGTTGTTTGCTTCTTCCTTATTTTCTATAACTTCAAAATCATTAAAAATTAGGCTTACAAATAGGTTGCAATCCATTTTTAAATTGGGTTGCAAAAACAAACCAAATTGTACAATTAATAGTCTTAAACCAAATCATTAACTACCAATTCAAATTAAATGAAAAATCAATCAATTAAAATATTGTTTCTAATTTCTGCTACAAGAATAAATAAAAAAGGATTAGTTCCTTTAATTTGCAGAATTACGTATATAGGTAAAAGAAGATCATTTGCTTCGGGAATTTTTATCAATCCTTGTAACTGGCATAGTAGTCTTCAAATTGCTAAACCGCCTGGTAATGAAAATAATCTCATAAATACTCAACTGAGCCTGATTAAGCAAGAAATTAATCAGGCTTTTTTATTTCTAAAAGTTCAAAAAATGCAATTTGATGTTGATGATATTTACTTAAAATACAAAGGAGTAGATGTTAAACCTTCAAAAACATTAATGGAAGTTTTTACAATTCATAATGCCAAAATGAATTTACTTATTGGAATTGAATACACTAAATCCACTTATTCCAAATTTATTGAAGCCAAACAACATACTGAGGATTTTTTGTTCTATCACTATAAGAAGAAAAATGTTTTACTTGAAAATATAAATTTAAAATTCTTAGATGATTTTGATTTTTATCTTAAAACTCAAAAAGGATTTAAACAAATTACTATTAATAAAAGTATACAGAGGGTAAGAAAAATTATTAAATTAGCTATTGCAGAGGGATTTATTGTTACAGATCCATTTTTACTTTACAAACCTAAAAAAGTATTTAACAACGTTATTTATTTAACTACGGAAGAGTTACTTGGTTTGGAAAATTACAATTTTTCACAGCCTAGGTTAGATCAAGTTAGAGACTTATTTATATTTTGTTGTTATACTGGATTGCCATATCAAGAAATGGCGACTCTAACAAAAAAGAATATTATAAAAAAATTTGACGATAAACTTTGGATTGATATGTTTAGGATGAAAACGAAAAAGCAACTTACTATACCGTTACTGCCAAAAGCAATTTCAATACTGGAAAAGTACCAAAATAATAAAAATATACTTCCGCTAATCAGCAATCAAAAATTCAATTCATATATCAAAGAGATTGCAGAAATCATTGGTATTGAAAAAAACCTCACACACCACATTGCAAGAAAAACTTTTGCTACTACGGTTTTACTTTACAATGATGTGCCAATGGAAATTGTTTCAGAATTATTGGGACATTCCAAAATTTCTACAACTCAGGAACATTATGCGAAAGTAGTTCAAAAGAAAGTAAGTCAAGAAATGTCTAAACTATCACAAAAACTGAAAGTTATTTAAAATTTATAAAGCTTCAAAAACATATTCCCATTTAAAATAAATATGTTCTTTAGGCTTTTTGAATGGCTTTTCAAACCAACGGTATGGCTTGTTAGTTTTCCATAAAGAGTAAACATAAGATTCCATATTGCTTTTGTAGTGATTTACTTTTACATTTGCCATTAATTTTTTAGATTCGAGAATTTCATAGCCCTCGGGAGCGCAGCGTCTTGGGATTTTCTGTGCTGTAAGATGTGCTAATTGGATCAATAAATACGGCAAATTTTCATTCTGGATGGCATCAAATTCAGCTACTTGTAAACTTTGAATATCCTTTAACAAATCTAATTCTTTAATAGGTCTTCCAAAAAGTGAATAACTCGATTCACTATAGGTATATACTCCCTGATTAATTACAATTGGGGAGTTAAAACCTAAAGCATCACTCCTTAAAATTCGAATATCATTACGGATTGTTCTCTCGGAAATGCTGTTTATTCCTTGATGCTCGGAGAGTTTTTCAGCACACTTATCCATTAGAACTTCAATGGTGCAAATTAATTGAGGATTAGACAGGCACTCGTCTATAATCTTGTAGCGCAGTAGGGCATTTAAATTTGTTGGCATAAATAAAAAATTGCAGATAGACTGCATTTAGGTTTTATAGTATTGCAATGGTTGATAAAAATACCAAATTAAAATTAACAAACTATAAACACAAACCTATAATGATTCTAAATTAGAATAAAAAAGCTGGCTTTACGGAAAACCGTAAAGAGAATAAAAAATAACCATTTAGGTTTGTTAAGTAAAATTTTTGAAGTTAGTTATCAAAAATAAAAAACTCTGAAACATCAATTTGTAAAGTTTTAGAAATAGCATATAGAGTTGTTACAGAAGTGTTTATAACACCTCTTTCAATTCTACTTATTTGAGAGATTTCTACACCGAGTTCGTTTGCCAATTGTTCTTGAGTGAACCCTTTTGCTAAACGAAGCTGACGAAGATTAGCTCCAAAAGTAATTAATATGCTTTTTTTATCTTGATTATCCACAAGATAAAATTCGATTAATTAAGGAATTACTATATAGGCAAATTTGCTTATATTTGAAGAGCTTTTAATAAATATTTAAAACGATATGATAAAAAAATATGCACTTGCTTTTTTTATTCTTTTTTCAACAGTTGTTTTCTCTCAACAGAAACCCAACTATGAACTTATTGAAAAAAATATTAAAGATGAAAATCCTGAATATTACTACACTTCCTTATTAGAAAGATATAGAAAAGGGGATAAATCAATGACATTAAAACAATGTGAACACTTATATTATGGTTTTGCTTTTCAAGATAATTTTAAAAATTTTAGGTATAAGGCTTTGACAGATAGCATTGCAAAGTATGAAAAAAATGAAGATAAATTAGACCCTAAAAATATTTTAAAACAATTAGATTTTAGAAATCAAAT is part of the Flavobacterium nackdongense genome and encodes:
- a CDS encoding GNAT family N-acetyltransferase, with product MKTPLDITIYQSVAELPASWNDLAHENIFLSKEYLEVLELSAPSNMHCHFIGLFKAGALVGIAISQLLDLNQLASFGERDQCVKTAVRNVFFNKFCSHILIIGNNMLTGQNAFAFSNKIEASELLVGLKLAAEKLKNLFKTKGLKVHITTYKDFPEKDLTAFQQAEFQDNFQYSTQPNMIFDIPNHWQSEQDYIEALTKKYRDQYKRARKKAQGVEKRKMHLDDIIKHEETIYDLYYHVAENAHFNTFFLAKNHFRTFKELLKDKFLFYGYFLDGKLIGFNTLIKNGAVMDTYFLGYDDSIQRDKMLYLNMLYDMVAYSINKGFEEIIFARTALEIKSSIGAKPQKMYGFAKHSNAFADLFFEKVYGYLEPEIVWKERNPFK
- a CDS encoding DUF1761 domain-containing protein, encoding MEFNFLAILIAAISTFLVGFVWYNPKVFGTIWMKEAGLTAEQMRKPNMLKIFGLTFIYSLMLAFIMPVLVIHQMGPLGMIGGFDFITSAKPSYTAFMTDYGDAFRTYKHGALHGFISGIFIGLPIISINGLFEQKSWKYMAIHAGYWLVIMTIMGSIICGWK
- a CDS encoding leucine-rich repeat domain-containing protein encodes the protein MKSIFTFLLVCVFSLVTKAEVSVTEKNALIQLYKATNGANWITKWDLKAPVSSWFGVKVQEDKVIAIQLQKNNLVGTIPSSIGDLKSLEMLNLSFNKLSGAIPASIGELSSLKSLSMFMNTLSGTIPTEIGKLSNLETLSLYNNDIQGQIPVSLYELKKLKTLYLNSNKLSGTLDAAIATMTSLEQLSLFDNKMVGNVPFDIAKLSNLKEMNISYNQFSGFVTKDLAKLDMLNMTMVNDRGIAQALKVTSDKNTAIASED
- a CDS encoding site-specific integrase — its product is MKNQSIKILFLISATRINKKGLVPLICRITYIGKRRSFASGIFINPCNWHSSLQIAKPPGNENNLINTQLSLIKQEINQAFLFLKVQKMQFDVDDIYLKYKGVDVKPSKTLMEVFTIHNAKMNLLIGIEYTKSTYSKFIEAKQHTEDFLFYHYKKKNVLLENINLKFLDDFDFYLKTQKGFKQITINKSIQRVRKIIKLAIAEGFIVTDPFLLYKPKKVFNNVIYLTTEELLGLENYNFSQPRLDQVRDLFIFCCYTGLPYQEMATLTKKNIIKKFDDKLWIDMFRMKTKKQLTIPLLPKAISILEKYQNNKNILPLISNQKFNSYIKEIAEIIGIEKNLTHHIARKTFATTVLLYNDVPMEIVSELLGHSKISTTQEHYAKVVQKKVSQEMSKLSQKLKVI
- a CDS encoding helix-turn-helix domain-containing protein yields the protein MDNQDKKSILITFGANLRQLRLAKGFTQEQLANELGVEISQISRIERGVINTSVTTLYAISKTLQIDVSEFFIFDN